A genomic segment from Bacteroidia bacterium encodes:
- a CDS encoding GNAT family N-acetyltransferase: protein MKNLYIFTEGDKHSGMGHLMRCLAIATTLRDMFRIEFVLPSDHTEAISIVLKNRFRKSVVNDWEEALIIPDAGDIVLMDSYRIPAGIDVQLAELGARIVALVDETDKCTAHAFICPAGDVRASVVQDPPLLFFSGPAFAPLRAEILQNSRMPVYSEKKNTLICFGGADPKNYLLRTARVLATAYPGRYFTLVTGPAYGAHEELREFLATHPSFSLQNNLTAAGMAEIFRTHALAITSASTVAYEACASRIPLLVLPTADNQQPMFDFLTNHQLADGVLSPEELTLPPSPLLPGKPAVQEKYFDGNSDRRLREIFQSLSDDLTLRKIHALDEEMLLEWSNEEGTRNNSFNTTAITKEAHHTWFETKLNNKSSAAWIAEDIREPFAFIRIDPSKDSFVSGNAVISVNLKKEFRGKGLGAKVLRRACLHYFAQHPGHCISALIKNGNEASARAFTEAGFSFVNRFLYQGTQTIQMNKKL from the coding sequence GATCATACCGAAGCAATAAGCATTGTTCTGAAAAATCGCTTCAGAAAATCAGTGGTAAACGACTGGGAAGAAGCGCTGATCATTCCCGACGCCGGAGATATTGTTCTCATGGATTCGTACCGAATTCCTGCAGGTATCGATGTGCAATTGGCGGAACTGGGAGCACGGATCGTAGCACTGGTAGATGAAACGGATAAATGCACGGCTCATGCGTTCATATGCCCCGCCGGAGATGTTCGCGCATCCGTGGTGCAGGACCCTCCTCTTCTTTTCTTTTCCGGACCTGCATTCGCGCCCCTCCGTGCTGAAATTCTCCAGAATTCCCGGATGCCTGTATATTCTGAGAAAAAAAATACCCTTATCTGTTTCGGAGGCGCAGATCCGAAAAACTACCTGCTGCGTACCGCAAGGGTGCTCGCCACCGCCTATCCCGGCCGGTACTTTACCCTTGTCACCGGTCCGGCGTACGGAGCGCATGAGGAACTACGTGAATTCCTTGCAACGCATCCCTCCTTTTCACTGCAGAATAATCTTACTGCGGCGGGAATGGCAGAAATCTTCCGCACCCACGCACTTGCTATTACCTCGGCCTCTACGGTTGCGTACGAGGCCTGCGCCTCAAGAATTCCACTGCTTGTTTTACCAACTGCGGACAATCAGCAACCCATGTTCGATTTCCTGACGAACCATCAGCTGGCCGATGGCGTTCTTTCGCCCGAGGAGTTAACCCTTCCACCCTCTCCCCTGCTCCCCGGTAAGCCTGCTGTTCAGGAAAAATACTTTGACGGGAACAGCGACCGGCGCCTTCGTGAGATCTTTCAGTCGCTTTCCGACGACCTCACTCTCCGAAAAATACATGCGCTGGACGAAGAAATGCTGCTGGAGTGGTCGAATGAGGAAGGAACAAGAAATAATTCATTCAACACCACAGCAATCACGAAGGAAGCACACCACACCTGGTTTGAAACAAAATTAAATAACAAAAGCTCCGCGGCCTGGATTGCAGAAGACATCAGAGAACCCTTTGCCTTCATTCGAATAGATCCTTCTAAAGATTCATTCGTATCCGGTAACGCAGTAATCAGTGTGAATCTGAAAAAAGAATTTCGGGGGAAAGGGTTGGGGGCAAAGGTTCTTCGAAGAGCTTGCCTGCACTATTTTGCCCAACATCCCGGACACTGCATCAGCGCGTTGATTAAAAACGGTAATGAAGCCTCTGCGCGTGCATTTACGGAAGCGGGCTTCAGCTTTGTAAATCGTTTCCTGTACCAGGGAACTCAAACTATTCAAATGAATAAAAAACTATGA